A window of the Campylobacter massiliensis genome harbors these coding sequences:
- a CDS encoding methylenetetrahydrofolate reductase, whose amino-acid sequence MLKEKILNKEKGLVLYGLTPPKAEFEESKLRDISDRWTGRIESINADGLVLYEVQDESERNESERTFEFSGTLSPEIYYRDYLSVATPSVFYRVASGYDEEGFRAALAAQSSNLNVLVGATSSSQKVRFNLARAYEIAGEFENLAVGGVCIAERHAKKGDEPQRMREKIAAGAKFFISQAIFDAQMTRKFLEDCAAAKITEPIFLTFSTAGNPKTLEFIKWLGVSVPSSVEDRLNASEEYLAQSCEIIKEIWRELKKFGDENGLNLGANIESVMAKRAEIEASLELAREFRLL is encoded by the coding sequence ATGTTAAAAGAAAAAATTTTAAACAAAGAAAAGGGGCTCGTACTCTACGGACTAACGCCGCCCAAGGCCGAATTTGAGGAGTCCAAACTGCGCGACATCTCGGATCGCTGGACGGGCAGGATAGAGAGCATAAACGCCGACGGGCTCGTGCTTTACGAGGTGCAAGACGAAAGCGAGCGAAACGAAAGCGAACGGACTTTTGAGTTTAGCGGAACGTTAAGCCCGGAAATTTACTACCGAGACTACCTAAGCGTCGCGACTCCGAGCGTTTTCTACCGCGTGGCTAGCGGCTACGACGAGGAGGGATTTCGCGCGGCTCTAGCGGCTCAAAGCTCAAATTTAAACGTGCTCGTCGGAGCGACGTCTAGCTCGCAAAAAGTACGGTTCAATTTGGCTCGCGCATACGAGATCGCGGGCGAATTTGAAAATTTGGCCGTCGGCGGCGTATGTATCGCCGAGCGCCACGCCAAAAAGGGCGACGAACCGCAAAGGATGCGCGAAAAGATCGCGGCTGGGGCGAAGTTTTTCATCTCACAGGCGATTTTTGACGCGCAGATGACGCGTAAATTTTTAGAAGACTGCGCGGCCGCAAAGATAACCGAGCCGATATTTCTCACGTTTTCTACGGCCGGCAATCCAAAAACGCTGGAGTTTATCAAATGGCTGGGCGTTAGCGTGCCTAGCTCGGTCGAAGATCGGTTAAATGCCAGCGAGGAATATCTAGCACAAAGTTGCGAGATCATCAAAGAAATTTGGCGCGAGTTAAAGAAATTCGGCGACGAAAACGGGCTAAATTTGGGCGCAAACATCGAAAGCGTGATGGCAAAGCGCGCCGAGATCGAGGCGAGCCTGGAGCTAGCTCGCGAGTTTAGGCTTCTTTAA
- the metE gene encoding 5-methyltetrahydropteroyltriglutamate--homocysteine S-methyltransferase → MIKSYVTGFPRIGEKRELKRALEGLWAGKEGFSEENLLSVAKTLKNRHWQYQKDAEISAISVNDFSFYDLMLDNIVAFGAVPPRFANLSGREQYFACARGNKTGVAMEMTKWFNTNYHYIVPELSAETSFKLDASKILAEYEEAKAAGVKGKVNLIGPITFLALSKTTDGSCPFKNLNALVAEYKKLLGLLSTLDDEILVQFDEPIFATDKNEEILLSVIAKVYNELAAAASNVKIVFMTYFEHALKAVAEVAKTKIYGIGLDFVHGKRNFEALEAIKNSHLTLFAGVIDGRNIWKSNIDEKVNLVREISEKIGGKDFYVGSSCSLLHVPYTIKYEEKLNSEVKSWLSFAVEKLDEIKIITKLANGVALNAAESKIYEENKAAVKTRATSNLIHSSSVQNRVKNLVKFEREDKFEDRIKIQRESLNYGILPTTTIGSFPQTVELRVLRQNFKKGEIDAAAYEAGIKKYIDDCVKFQEDIGLDVLVHGEPERNDMVEYFGEQIEGYAFSENGWVQSYGSRCVKPPLLFGDVSRPKAMTVEWMKYAQSRTSRIMKGMLTGPVTMLNWSFVRDDLPRSEVAKQLALCIFDEIADLQNAGIRIIQVDEAAFKEGYPLRAENIPAYEKFAVDCFKLSVSSAEPKTQIHTHMCYSEFNDIIKTIEAMDADVISIETARSGNELLKIFKSVGYKQEVGPGVYDIHSPRVPSTDEIVRQIRALLEVLPKEQLWINPDCGLKTRKWEEVEPSLKNMVEAVKIVRNS, encoded by the coding sequence ATGATAAAAAGTTATGTTACGGGTTTCCCGCGAATCGGAGAAAAAAGAGAGCTAAAACGCGCGCTTGAGGGTCTTTGGGCTGGCAAAGAGGGTTTTAGCGAGGAGAATTTACTAAGCGTCGCTAAAACGCTAAAAAATAGACACTGGCAATACCAAAAAGACGCCGAAATCTCGGCTATCAGCGTAAATGATTTTTCGTTTTACGATCTTATGCTTGATAACATCGTGGCATTTGGCGCGGTGCCGCCTAGATTTGCGAATTTGAGCGGACGAGAGCAGTATTTTGCCTGCGCTCGCGGCAACAAAACGGGCGTAGCGATGGAGATGACGAAGTGGTTTAACACAAACTACCATTACATCGTGCCTGAACTTAGCGCCGAGACGTCGTTTAAGCTTGACGCGTCAAAAATCCTCGCCGAATACGAAGAGGCAAAGGCTGCGGGCGTAAAAGGCAAGGTAAATTTGATCGGACCTATCACCTTTTTGGCGCTTTCAAAGACCACCGACGGCAGCTGCCCGTTTAAAAACCTAAACGCTCTAGTCGCCGAGTACAAAAAGCTTCTTGGGCTACTTTCGACGCTTGACGATGAGATTTTGGTGCAGTTTGACGAGCCGATTTTTGCGACAGATAAAAACGAAGAAATCCTACTTAGCGTCATCGCCAAAGTATATAACGAGCTAGCCGCAGCCGCAAGCAACGTAAAAATCGTGTTTATGACCTATTTCGAGCACGCGCTAAAAGCGGTAGCCGAGGTGGCGAAAACTAAAATTTACGGTATCGGACTTGATTTCGTTCACGGAAAAAGAAATTTTGAAGCGCTTGAAGCTATCAAAAATAGCCACTTAACGCTATTTGCAGGCGTCATCGACGGACGAAATATCTGGAAAAGCAACATCGACGAGAAGGTAAATTTAGTCCGCGAAATCAGCGAAAAAATCGGCGGCAAAGATTTCTACGTCGGATCTAGCTGCTCGCTACTTCACGTGCCTTATACCATAAAATACGAAGAAAAACTAAACTCCGAGGTCAAAAGCTGGCTAAGCTTTGCCGTAGAAAAACTAGACGAGATCAAAATCATAACCAAGCTAGCTAACGGCGTAGCGCTAAATGCGGCGGAGAGCAAAATTTACGAAGAGAACAAAGCTGCGGTTAAAACGCGCGCGACATCAAATTTGATCCACTCTTCAAGCGTACAAAACCGCGTGAAAAATCTAGTCAAATTTGAGCGCGAAGATAAATTTGAAGATCGCATCAAGATCCAACGCGAGAGCCTAAACTACGGCATCCTACCGACTACGACGATAGGCAGCTTCCCGCAAACCGTCGAGCTAAGAGTACTTCGCCAAAATTTCAAAAAAGGCGAGATCGACGCGGCTGCATATGAAGCCGGCATCAAAAAATACATCGACGACTGCGTCAAATTTCAAGAAGATATCGGCCTAGACGTGCTGGTCCACGGCGAGCCTGAGCGTAACGACATGGTCGAGTATTTCGGCGAGCAGATCGAGGGCTATGCGTTTAGCGAGAACGGCTGGGTGCAAAGCTACGGCAGCCGCTGCGTGAAACCGCCTCTACTTTTCGGCGACGTAAGCCGCCCAAAAGCGATGACCGTCGAATGGATGAAATACGCCCAAAGTCGCACTAGCCGCATAATGAAGGGCATGCTAACGGGTCCCGTGACCATGCTAAACTGGAGCTTCGTGCGCGACGACCTGCCTCGCAGCGAAGTGGCTAAGCAGCTTGCGCTTTGTATATTTGACGAGATCGCAGACCTGCAAAATGCCGGCATCCGCATCATCCAAGTGGACGAAGCGGCGTTTAAAGAGGGCTATCCGCTACGCGCCGAAAACATCCCTGCGTACGAGAAATTCGCGGTCGATTGCTTTAAGCTCTCCGTTAGCTCGGCCGAGCCTAAAACGCAGATCCACACGCATATGTGCTACTCCGAGTTTAACGACATCATCAAGACTATCGAGGCGATGGACGCCGACGTCATCAGCATCGAGACCGCTCGCAGCGGCAACGAACTGCTAAAGATATTTAAATCAGTCGGCTACAAACAAGAAGTCGGCCCAGGCGTCTACGACATCCACAGCCCGCGGGTTCCTAGCACCGACGAGATCGTGCGCCAGATCCGTGCGCTACTCGAGGTTCTACCGAAAGAACAGCTCTGGATCAACCCTGACTGCGGCCTAAAAACGCGTAAATGGGAAGAGGTCGAGCCGAGCCTAAAAAATATGGTCGAAGCCGTCAAGATCGTAAGAAATTCATAA